The following coding sequences are from one Triticum dicoccoides isolate Atlit2015 ecotype Zavitan chromosome 4A, WEW_v2.0, whole genome shotgun sequence window:
- the LOC119287369 gene encoding uncharacterized protein LOC119287369, whose product MSTTPEICQVVCSAAAAAQADEHYDPSKDPARKPRRSKDPAWKYSFWPDLQDKLTLQCVLCGKNITSGVLRMKKHLGGGYTEVKMCLKATNEIRKEMHLYMKTNSTKFKAMQLDGDEVEATDGDGGEEEVGASSRASNSTAASTKRKASFIVTAPVAAKRTSKSIADEVRKTPEEVVAERHRAGSKQLKIKHYGTKTKEQKDEVDGHVADFLYENCLPLNIINSRSWEILLESVGQYGSDYITPSYHDVRVPLLEKAKLKTDTLKAKHQKAWKEYGCTLMSDGWTDMSGRHLINFLANSPEGTFFLGTANVSSESVTAELVAKLLSEQIEAIGPELVIQVVSDNGSNYKAAGRLLMDKYPSLYWTPCAAHCLDLMLEDIGKIREFSDCIAKAKKTTRFIYAHGRILDQMRTLNGKRDLVRPGATRFATSFLTLASMWKQRQHLKALFVSTEWHANKLKLTPPGKMAENTVLSVTFWQSVENCMRASQPILVALRIVDGDDSPAMPEIWAAMDVAKTHIKDALSQRPGLQSQVLAIVDKRWDHQMEQKLHGAAMFLNPSKFFQMKETNKRLAARLRSMFNDVLWKMVPDDELQSKISKLADDYELAEGECFTKQMAIKDREKKSPLLWWNAYGGLAYDLQSFAKRIISLCCSSSGCERNWSAFSHIHTKGRNRLEYKRLNKLAYVSYNRQMTTRFEKLREQGSKGKRANALILEEFQWDNEWVDVTAELVHQNDAMDDDNPLLWSHVDEAVGATDGLSGRHLPRRARGDFSESSPPAGSNIFYTQRTSVVVHDEDLRAELEAEDIDSDMDTNGEDNDGPTRAIDIDPDFQLDLDLD is encoded by the exons ATGTCTACAACACCAGAGATATGTCAAGTAGTGTGTTCAGCAGCTGCTGCAGCTCAAGCCGATGAGCATTACGATCCATCGAAGGATCCTGCAAGGAAGCCACGTAGGAGCAAGGACCCAGCATGGAAATATTCCTTTTGGCCTGATCTGCAGGACAAATTGACACTCCAGTGTGTTTTGTGTGGCAAAAACATCACTTCTGGAGTGCtaaggatgaagaagcaccttggtGGGGGTTACACAGAGGTGAAAATGTGTCTAAAAGCAACCAATGAGATCAGGAAAGAGATGCATTTGTACATGAAGACCAACTCAACCAAGTTCAAAGCCATGCAACTTGATGGGGATGAAGTTGAAGCAACTGATGGagatggaggagaggaggaggtagGAGCAAGTTCAAGGGCGTCGAATAGCACCGCAGCCTCCACGAAAAGGAAGGCTTCTTTTATTGTGACGGCGCCGGTGGCGGCAAAGAGGACAAGCAAGTCAATTGCAGATGAGGTTAGGAAGACACCAGAGGAGGTGGTTGCTGAGAGGCATAGAGCAGGAAGCAAGCAGTTAAAAATCAAGCATTATGGAACAAAGACAAAAGAACAAAAAGATGAAGTAGATGGTCATGTAGCTGACTTTCTCTATGAGAATTGCCTTCCACTCAATATTATCAATTCGAGAAGTTGGGAGATCCTATTGGAGTCTGTAGGACAGTATGGTTCAGATTATATCACACCTTCTTACCATGATGTGAGGGTACCATTACTTGAGAAGGCAAAGCTCAAGACTGACACTTTGAAGGCCAAGCATCAAAAGGCGTGGAAGGAGTATGGTTGCACTCTCATGTCCGACGGTTGGACGGACATGAGTGGGCGACACTTGATCAATTTTCTCGCCAATAGTCCTGAAGGTACATTCTTCTTAGGGACAGCCAATGTTTCTTCTGAGTCTGTTACTGCTGAATTGGTAGCAAAATTATTGAGTGAACAGATTGAGGCAATTGGACCTGAATTGGTAATCCAGGTCGTTAGCGACAATGGCTCCAACTACAAGGCAGCCGGGAGACTTCTAATGGATAAGTATCCATCTTTGTATTGGACACCTTGTGCTGCTCACTGTTTGGATCTTATGCTAGAGGACATTGGGAAGATAAGAGAGTTCAGTGATTGCATTGCTAAAGCAAAGAAAACAACCAGATTTATTTATGCCCATGGTAGGATTCTTGATCAAATGAGAACCTTGAATGGCAAGAGAGATCTTGTAAGGCCTGGAGCAACTCGTTTTGCAACCTCCTTCCTCACATTGGCCAGCATGTGGAAACAACGCCAACATTTGAAAGCACTATTTGTTAGCACAGAATGGCATGCAAACAAGTTGAAGCTCACCCCACCAGGGAAGATGGCTGAAAATACCGTGCTCTCTGTGACGTTTTGGCAATCGGTGGAGAACTGCATGAGAGCTTCACAACCCATTCTTGTTGCTTTGAGGATTGTTGATGGTGATGACAGTCCAGCAATGCCCGAAATTTGGGCAGCCATGGATGTTGCGAAGACACACATAAAGGATGCATTGTCACAAAGGCCAGGCCTACAAAGTCAAGTGCTAGCAATTGTTGACAAGAGGTGGGATCACCAGATGGAGCAAAAGCTACATGGGGCTGCAATGTTTTTGAACCCCAGCAAGTTCTTTCAAATGAAGGAGACTAACAAAAGACTAGCTGCACGGCTGCGTTCAATGTTCAATGATGTGCTATGGAAGATGGTGCCGGATGATGAACTACAATCCAAGATAAGTAAATTGGCTGATGATTATGAGCTCGCGGAGGGTGAATGTTTCACCAAGCAAATGGCAATTAAAGACCGCGAGAAAAAGAGTCCTC TACTTTGGTGGAATGCATATGGTGGCCTTGCTTATGACCTCCAATCTTTTGCAAAACGAATCATTAGTCTATGTTGTTCATCGTCTGGCTGTGAGCGCAATTGGAGTGCATTTTCTCAT ATCCATACCAAAGGAAGAAACCGTTTGGAGTATAAGAGATTGAACAAGCTAGCATATGTCTCATACAACCGGCAAATGACAACTAGGTTTGAAAAGTTACGCGAGCAAGGTTCCAAAGGAAAGAGGGCTAATGCACTTATCCTAGAAGAATTTCAATGGGATAATGAATGGGTTGATGTTACTGCTGAATTGGTTCATCAAAATGACGCTATGGACGATGACAATCCACTACTTTGGTCCCATGTTGATGAGGCCGTTGGCGCGACCGATGGTCTAAGTGGACGCCATCTTCCAAGGAGGGCTCGTGGTGATTTCAGTGAGTCTAGTCCTCCCGCTGGCTCTAATATCTTTTACACTCAAAGGACAAGTGTGGTTGTCCATGATGAAGACTTGCGGGCTGAATTGGAAGCTGAAGATATTGATAGTGACATGGACACCAATGGTGAAGACAATGATGGCCCTACACGAGCTATTGATATAGACCCTGATTTTCAGCTGGATCTAGATCTAGATTGA